The following proteins are co-located in the Calliphora vicina chromosome 2, idCalVici1.1, whole genome shotgun sequence genome:
- the LOC135949991 gene encoding uncharacterized protein DDB_G0287625-like yields NNNNNNNNNNNNNNNNNNNNNNNNNNNNNNNNNNNNNNNNNNNNNNNNNNNNNNNNNNNNNNNNNNNNNNNNNNNNNNNNNNNNNNNNNNNNNNNNNNNNNNNNNNNNNNNNNNNNNNNNNNNNNNNNNNNNNNNNNNNNNNNNNNNNNNNNNNNNNNNNNNNNNNNNNNNNNNNNNNNNNNNNNNNNNNNNNNNNNNNNNNNNNNNNNNNNNNNNNNNNNNNNNNNNNNNNNNNNNNNNNNNNNNNNNNNNNNNNNNNNNNNNNNNNNNN; encoded by the coding sequence aataataataataataataataataataataataataataataataataataataataataataataataataataataataataataataataataataataataataataataataataataataataataataataataataataataataataataataataataataataataataataataataataataataataataataataataataataataataataataataataataataataataataataataataataataataataataataataataataataataataataataataataataataataataataataataataataataataataataataataataataataataataataataataataataataataataataataataataataataataataataataataataataataataataataataataataataataataataataataataataataataataataataataataataataataataataataataataataataataataataataataataataataataataataataataataataataataataataataataataataataataataataataataataataataataataataataataataataataataataataataataataataataataataataataataataataataataataataataataataataataataataataataataataataataataataataataataataataataataataataataataataataataataataataataataataat
- the LOC135949990 gene encoding probable serine/threonine-protein kinase clkA, with amino-acid sequence NNNNNNNNNNNNNNNNNNNNNNNNNNNNNNNNNNNNNNNNNNNNNNNNNNNNNNNNNNNNNNNNNNNNNNNNNNNNNNNNNNNNNNNNNNNNNNNNNNNNNNNNNNNNNNNNNNNNNNNNNNNNNNNNNNNNNNNNNNNNNNNNNNNNNNNNNNNNNNNNNNNNNNNNNNNNNNNNNNNNNNNNNNNNNNNNNNNNNNNNNNNNNNNNNSNNNNNNNNNNNNNNNNNNNNNNNNNNNNNNNNNNNNNNNSNNNNNNNNNNNNNNNNNNNNNNNNNNNNNNNNNNNNNNNNNNNNNN; translated from the coding sequence aataataataataataataataataataataataataataataataataataataataataataataataataataataataataataataataataataataataataataataataataataataataataataataataataataataataataataataataataataataataataataataataataataataataataataataataataataataataataataataataataataataataataataataataataataataataataataataataataataataataataataataataataataataataataataataataataataataataataataataataataataataataataataataataataataataataataataataataataataataataataataataataataataataataataataataataataataataataataataataataataataataataataataataataataataataataataataataataataataataataataataataataataataataataataataataataataataataataataataataataataataataataataataataataataatagtaataataataataataataataataataataataataataataataataataataataataataataataataataataataataataataataataataataataataataataatagtaataataataataataataataataataataataataataataataataataataataataataataataataataataataataataataataataataataataataataataataataataataataataataat